The following coding sequences are from one Candidatus Zixiibacteriota bacterium window:
- a CDS encoding PilX N-terminal domain-containing pilus assembly protein, whose product MSWHMLSKESGSTILVVLLILLMMTLIGTQMISTSVDDVTLSGNVKNAAQAFYSAEAGQALARSTLWADYVNSSSTNPLKVPGEVGNRAAYTGFLDKIGLVNNGTLTLGKNQNLAGGQVIESVLVQRQDQAGSTVLTVSSVGKGDQDASQTITAVYRVEGEAFRGFDFAILAKNVNCIMCHATIDNVDRTYNGDPAKQGTFDRVKVASLESMLLRTTSAQSYVAGTVYTRGIVTDKAGNPITNLSPTGQGLNGYAISSTDGTIQEPMNTVSLTNTTGTPLPQYGNLYMNYPSTDADMTDGKLPDQFPPPFPDDNGNKVVDDAEYADVALNSSGSISGGVIYSVPQGSTYGAGALPGAGNQTGINQSYDGNLILVGTTANPIEISGDIAVNGDVIIQGVVKGTGQIFARGNVYMTGDVTYADGTKNGTRTFGMADDGTQNALSLAAGKNVLVGDYLTPSGGNINSSTSIDPGNLSGGEKFSFTMSEMTLFNRGEWTKTQQFLPDKNGALVPNATYDPSYVPRYYTMNSGDPVYIYNKPKGGTGTYWDPASNSWQGKEHASSYDLTLLTKLDPGDAQLTNAKTVALSSTNNWISAQNLKNLWIADEAARPAGSDFKIDGQMYTNNSIFALTRSTSKNGGKMIVNGAMVAADVGVLVPNSLKLNYDQRLKTFLKIKDDSKVAMDQSAWYSE is encoded by the coding sequence ATGAGTTGGCATATGCTTTCAAAAGAGTCCGGGAGTACCATTCTGGTCGTGCTGCTTATTCTGCTGATGATGACCCTCATCGGCACGCAGATGATCTCGACCTCAGTTGATGATGTGACGCTATCCGGCAACGTCAAGAACGCCGCTCAGGCCTTCTATTCGGCTGAAGCCGGGCAGGCGCTCGCCCGATCGACATTGTGGGCCGATTACGTCAACTCCTCATCGACCAATCCGTTGAAGGTCCCGGGAGAAGTCGGCAACCGGGCCGCCTACACTGGATTCCTGGACAAGATCGGCCTGGTCAACAACGGCACATTGACATTGGGCAAGAACCAGAATCTGGCGGGTGGACAGGTCATAGAGTCTGTCCTGGTGCAGCGTCAGGACCAAGCCGGCAGCACGGTGCTGACCGTCAGTTCGGTCGGCAAGGGGGACCAGGATGCATCCCAGACCATCACGGCCGTTTACCGCGTGGAGGGTGAGGCGTTTCGCGGCTTCGATTTTGCCATCCTTGCGAAAAACGTGAACTGCATCATGTGCCACGCTACCATCGATAATGTCGACCGCACCTATAACGGTGACCCGGCCAAGCAGGGGACCTTCGACCGAGTCAAAGTGGCTTCTCTGGAATCGATGTTGTTGCGGACCACATCAGCGCAATCGTACGTGGCGGGCACTGTCTATACTCGCGGGATTGTCACGGACAAGGCGGGGAATCCAATCACCAATCTCTCCCCTACCGGCCAGGGGCTGAACGGCTATGCCATCAGTTCGACCGACGGCACCATTCAGGAGCCGATGAACACGGTCAGCCTGACCAACACGACCGGCACGCCGCTCCCGCAATACGGCAACCTGTACATGAACTATCCATCGACCGACGCGGATATGACCGACGGCAAACTGCCGGATCAGTTCCCACCGCCGTTTCCAGATGACAACGGCAACAAGGTGGTCGATGACGCCGAATATGCCGACGTGGCGCTCAATTCATCCGGCAGCATTTCGGGGGGTGTTATCTACAGCGTGCCGCAGGGGTCGACCTATGGCGCCGGTGCGCTGCCGGGTGCAGGGAACCAGACCGGCATCAATCAGAGCTACGACGGCAATCTCATATTGGTAGGCACAACCGCCAACCCGATAGAGATAAGCGGTGATATTGCCGTAAACGGCGATGTTATCATTCAAGGCGTCGTGAAAGGGACCGGTCAGATCTTCGCCCGAGGAAACGTGTACATGACTGGTGACGTCACCTATGCTGATGGCACCAAGAACGGAACCAGAACATTCGGAATGGCTGATGACGGTACTCAGAACGCCCTGTCTCTCGCGGCCGGCAAGAACGTCCTGGTAGGGGATTACCTGACTCCCTCCGGAGGAAATATCAACAGTTCAACCAGCATCGATCCGGGGAATCTCTCCGGCGGAGAAAAGTTCTCGTTCACCATGTCTGAGATGACTCTGTTCAACCGCGGCGAATGGACCAAAACCCAGCAATTTCTGCCGGACAAGAACGGTGCTCTGGTACCGAACGCGACCTACGATCCGTCGTACGTACCCCGATACTATACCATGAACAGCGGCGATCCAGTGTATATCTATAACAAGCCAAAGGGGGGAACCGGGACCTACTGGGATCCGGCTTCCAACAGTTGGCAGGGGAAAGAACATGCCAGCTCCTATGACCTGACGCTCTTGACCAAGCTCGATCCTGGCGACGCACAACTGACCAACGCCAAGACTGTGGCTTTGTCATCGACTAACAACTGGATTTCAGCCCAGAACCTGAAGAATCTCTGGATAGCTGATGAGGCGGCCCGGCCTGCCGGCTCTGATTTCAAGATCGACGGCCAGATGTATACGAACAACTCGATCTTTGCTCTCACGCGGTCAACCAGCAAGAACGGCGGCAAGATGATCGTCAACGGCGCCATGGTGGCTGCCGACGTTGGTGTGCTCGTGCCGAACAGTCTGAAGCTGAACTACGACCAGCGTCTCAAGACATTCCTGAAGATCAAGGACGACAGCAAGGTGGCGATGGACCAGTCGGCCTGGTACTCCGAATAA